A genomic region of Zea mays cultivar B73 chromosome 6, Zm-B73-REFERENCE-NAM-5.0, whole genome shotgun sequence contains the following coding sequences:
- the LOC100276854 gene encoding uncharacterized protein LOC100276854: MLLKRVAADDGSGAGAGAGVGRPRLFAMPRLLVGLEAPRCGAPDCDSPMTARSPTSPLDLRPFASLLRSPRSPRTRSWDSHRLGLGGLVDDTLAEPVACARSRLLGLGPQARQPFKLPQRLAKPLATQPRDCSHASSELGNVGTAAGCKPLPCSRSYGDVKSGPEVTVPGGAPPGASSHPADVGKFPAPGSLPVSIGGPRWYIGSVSATEVEQSEDYTCIIAHGPNPKTTRIFGDCILEPCTPSVSDGDGMDAMEVKEGAESYWLVKCFDASEPGEFLDSCISC; encoded by the coding sequence ATGCTGCTCAAGAGGGTGGCGGCGGACGACGgctccggcgccggcgccggcgccggcgtagGGAGGCCACGGCTCTTCGCCATGCCAAGGCTGCTGGTCGGGCTCGAGGCGCCCAGGTGCGGCGCACCAGACTGCGACTCGCCGATGACGGCGCGCAGCCCGACGTCGCCGCTCGATCTCAGGCCCTTCGCCTCGCTGCTCCGCTCGCCGCGCTCACCCAGAACCAGGAGCTGGGATTCGCACCGCCTTGGCCTCGGCGGCCTCGTCGACGACACGCTCGCCGAACCCGTCGCATGCGCCAGGAGCCGCCTGCTCGGCCTCGGGCCCCAAGCGCGGCAGCCGTTCAAGCTGCCGCAACGCCTCGCCAAGCCCCTGGCCACCCAGCCGAGGGACTGCTCCCACGCATCCTCGGAGCTCGGGAATGTGGGGACCGCTGCCGGCTGCAAGCCGCTGCCGTGCAGCAGGTCCTACGGGGATGTGAAGTCTGGTCCAGAGGTCACCGTGCCCGGCGGCGCTCCGCCCGGCGCGAGCAGCCACCCTGCCGATGTTGGCAAGTTCCCCGCGCCGGGGTCCCTGCCGGTGTCCATCGGCGGCCCGCGCTGGTACATCGGGTCCGTGTCCGCGACGGAGGTGGAGCAGTCCGAGGACTACACCTGCATCATCGCGCACGGTCCTAACCCGAAGACCACTCGCATCTTCGGGGACTGCATCTTGGAGCCCTGCACTCCTAGTGTGTCTGACGGTGACGGCATGGATGCCATGGAAGTCAAGGAAGGAGCAGAGTCCTACTGGTTGGTCAAGTGCTTCGATGCCAGCGAGCCTGGAGAGTTCTTAGACTCCTGCATCTCTTGCTAG